ACTGCATAGTGATATTAGATGCTGACAGCACGGATGTGTTCTTACTTTCTGATAGGTCGATACGAGGGTGCGGATGCAGGTTTTGCATCAAAGACCGTTATTTTAACGGCTAGCGTGCAAAAAAGTCCTAAATTAGACTTTGAGCTTAAATGGTGTGAAATCGGTATGGACGTCAAAGTGATCCTGGTTTTCCTTGCGCTTCAGGAAACCCACCACCCAATAGGTCAATGGGGTAGCCAGAACCTCCCAGGCGGTCTTCAAGACGTATTGAGCGGCAGCTACAGCCAGAACCTCATTAAGTGGCCAGAGGCCGTAAAAAGCCAGCATATAGAACAAGGATGAGTCGACCAATTCACCGCACGCTGTAGAGCCTATTGTGCGCATCCAAAGAAAGCGTCCTTGGGTCAAAATCTTCATTTTGGCTAAGGTATAGCTATTTACAAAACTACCGCACCAAAAAGCGATCATGGAAGCAAGGGCCACGCGCCAGGAGTTGCCAAATACGGTTTCCATTCCCTGCTGATAATTGGCCATATAAGACCCGGAAGCAACCGGTAGGGCAATTACGGCTTGAGCCATGATCGCGGCAAAAGCCAGAGCCATAAAACCTGCCCAAACCGCACGTCGGTCATAGGCATAACCATAGACCTCGGTCAAAATATCGCCAAAGAAATACGCAATCGGAAAAAAGAGGATGCCGGCACCAAAGGTCACTTGGCCAAAATAAGGCAAATCCAAAGTAGCAGCCTTACCAGCGCCAATAAAGTTGGAGCACAAGAGCACTACGACAAAGGCAGTCAATATCAGGTCGTAATAGCGATGGTGACGTCTAGGTGCGTCCATAAGTCGAGAAAAATGGATAATAGAAAGAGAATATCTGCATTCCTGGAAATTCACAGAGTGCACATTAAAAACCTAGACAGGACGACTAAGAACCATGAGCAAAGCTAGCTTCAACTGGGCAGACCCCCTACTCCTTGATACGCAACTGACCGAAGATGAACGCATGGTGCGTGATGCTGCAGCTGAATACGCTCAGGGGCGCCTAATGCCGCGCATTCATGATGCGTTTCGCAATGAAACTACTGATCCAGTCATCTTTCGGGAAATGGGTGAGCTCGGCCTCTTAGGCATCACTATTCCAGAGCAATACGGTGGCGCAAATCTAAATTACGTTTCTTACGGATTAATTGCCCGTGAAATTGAACGGGTAGATTCTGGTTATCGCTCCATGATGAGTGTGCAGTCGTCTTTAGTCATGGTGCCTATCAATGAATTTGGTAGTGAAGCCCAAAAACAGAAATACCTCCCAAAGCTAGCAACCGGTGAATGGATTGGTTGCTTCGGGCTTACTGAACCTAACTTTGGTTCAGATGCTGGCGGCATGATCACCAGAGCTAAGAAGGTTCCTGGTGGTTTTTCATTAACTGGCTCTAAGATGTGGATCTCCAATTCTCCAATTGCAGATGTATTTGTTGTGTGGGCTAAAAATGATGAAGGCTTGATTAGAGGCTTCATCCTTGAAAAAGGTATGAAGGGTCTGTCAGCCCCGAAGATCAGCGGCAAGATGGGTCTACGCGCCTCCATCACTGGTGAAATCGTGATGGATGAGGTCTTTGTCCCGGCTGAAAATGAATTCCCGGAAATTACTGGACTCAAGGGTCCGTTTACTTGCTTGAACTCAGCTCGCTACGGCATAGCCTGGGGCACGCTTGGCGCAGCTGAGTGGTGTTGGTACGCAGCACGTCAATACACCATGGATCGTAAACAGTTCGATCGCCCTCTCGCGGCGAATCAACTCATTCAAAAGAAATTAGCTGATATGCAAACCGAGATCACGCTAGCCCTTCAAGGCTGCCTGCGTTTAGGCCGAATGAAAGATGAAGGCATTGCTGCCCCAGAAATTACCTCCATGATGAAGCGCAACTCTTGCGGTAAGTCTTTGGATGTAGCGCGCCTGGCAAGAGATATGCATGGTGGGAACGGCATCTCAGATGAATATGGCGTAATACGTCATATGCTCAATTTGGAAGTCGTCAATACCTATGAAGGAACGCATGATATTCACGCTCTCATCTTAGGTCGTGCACAAACTGGAATTCAGGCCTTCAGTTAAAGACTGAGTTTTGCGATGAGGTCTCTTGCTGTTTTAGCAAAGGCTTCATCACTGTCATTCTCAAGCTCTACAAAATGATCTTCACGATAGCTTGGAAAATTGCGCACGATTGAGGATTGGTAGGATGGGTCGTAATGCATCACTAGCAACTCCTCGACCAAGCTTTCAAAATCACCTGCATCAATCGCCTCATGCCACTTTCTAATCTGGACTTTGCCATAGCGCGAAGTTAATAAACCCAGCTTTTGCTTAAAGCTTTCTGGGTTAGCTAAAAAGTGACGATACTCGCGCAGCAACCAAGAAACCCGTGTAGCCGTACTGGAGCGCAGTTCAATGCATTGACCTTCGCGAATTCGCTCCATCAGAGGGTCGGGAATATGTAAGCCGCCCACCTTCTTACTCTCAGACTCAACAAAAACAATCTTATTGGGATCCAATTGATTCAATGCATTCCATAGATTAGTCTCAAAGCCTTTTTGAGAGGGTTGCTCAGTATTCGGCTCATTGCCCAATACTGAGCCGCGATGAATCGCTAAGCCCTCAAGGTCCAGAATCTGCTGACCTAATGCGCCAATTTCCTGAAGAATGCGGGTCTTACCGCTCCCGGTCATGCCGGCAATCACCTGAAAAGAAAAATCTTTGGCAGCTTGATCGAGACCATCAATCACAACACGACGAAATCCTTGATAGCCGCTTTGTAGCTGCATGGCTTTCCAACCAACGCGATTAAGAATGTGGGTAAAGGCACCACTGCGTTCACCACCTCGCCAACAGTAGATTAAGGGACGCCATTCCCTTGGAAAATTAATTAGAGAACTTTCTAAGTGATTGGCAATATTGCGTGAGACATAAGCTGCTCCCAGTTTCTTTGCAGCAAACGGCGAGACCTGCTTATACAAAGTGCCAATCTCAATGCGCTCTTCATTATTTAAGACTGGGAGATTGATGGCGCCAGGAATATGATCCAAGGCAAACTCCGCCGGCGACCGAACATCAATAATCGCGTCAAACTCTGCCATCGATGAGGCTAATTTTTCAATACTAAAAATATGGGGATTGCTAGCTTGCAAACAATATCCTAGCGCAGCTTATTGATCACATGATCAGGCCAAGGCGCAGATTTTCCAGTCTTCAACTCAACCCAAACCATGGTTGCGCCTCCGACTGCCGCCATCGTATCGGGCTCAGTAGTCAAAGCCATGGTGGTGTAGACATCCAAGCTTGAACGTCCAATATTGCCGATATAGGTTTTAAGAACCAATTCACCTGGATAGGAAAGCTGTTGATAAAAATTGCAAAAGCCATTCATCATCAACATCGATTCATCGCCAGGAGCAACGCTATAACCAAGAGAGGTAATCCACTCCACCCTAGCCTGCTCCATGTAACGAAAGTACACGGTGTTATTGACATGACCAAATGCATCCATATCTCCCCAACGAATCGGCATGTTCATCTGATGAACAAACTTTTTCTCCTCGGGGATTTCAATACGCATGCGTTGTGAATTAAGGTATTAGCAAACTTGCAAAGCCATTTGATACAAATTGGTAGAGCGCGCACCAGAACGACAAAAAGCCAGAATTGGACCAGGCATTGTTTTTAGTAAACGCGCCATCTCAACAACTTGATCCTGAGTGAATGCACCTGGGATCACTGGCAAGAAGGCATAGTTCAAACCCAGCACTTCAGCTTGCGCCTGAATCTGTGCATTAGTAGGTTGGTCTGGACCACCTTCAAAATCTGGGCGGTTATTGATTATGCTTTTATAACCTTGTTTAACAATTTCGGCTAAGTGGCTTGGATCAATTTGACCCAGGGTACCGAACTGATCGGTATGGCAGGCGATAGGAAGGCTCATCAAAATCTCAAAAAAAGTAAAAGTATTTAAAAGCTAATAGCTTAGATTCTAAAGCAGGCTTACTTTTTGTGGCCCGTAAAGAAGCGATTGCAGAACGCCATGCCGATAAGCATAGACAGTATGAAGACCAAGGCCTTTAGATGGCCAGCGCCAAGAGCAACAATCGCAGGACCAGGGCAAAAACCAGCGATGCCCCATCCAGCCCCAAAAATCAAACTGCCAATCACGAGGGGTTTAGAGATGTCTCTTCGGGTTGGGATGTGTAATGCCCCACCAAAAAATGCTTCGGTACGTTTAGAGACCAAATAAAACCCACCCAAGCCAACCAGAATGGCCCCTAGCATCACAAACATTAAGGATGGGTCCCAGTTACCAGCAAGATCAAGAAAATTCAGAATATTTTGGGGATTGCTCATCCCAGAAATAATCAGACCAATTCCGAATAAAACGCCAATCAAATACTGGCTGTAAAAATTAAAATGTCTTCTCATGATTTATAGACCCAATACATGACGAATGACAAACACGATTAAAAATCCAGCACTCATAAAAGAGACGGTAGCAACTAAAGATCTTGGCGATAGGCGCGATAGACCACAAACACCGTGACCGCTTGTACAGCCGGAACCATAGTGGGCACCAAAGCCTACCAATAGACCGGCAACAATGATGGCAATCCAATCTGCATCAATGACTGTCGTAGTATGCAAATCAAAAAACAGACTCGCCAAAAATGGTGCGCTGAGCAAACCCAATAAAAGGCTAAGGCGCCAGCTCACATCACCTAATTTAGGGCTTAATAAACCTGAAATAATTCCGCTAATACCGAGAATACGACCATGCAAAATGACATACAAAGCTGCCGCTATGCCCAAGAGCATTCCCCCGAGAAATGCAGGTCCAGGTGTGAAGGCCAGCCAATCTATTTGCATATGATTAATCTAATTAAAAAATTTAACTGCAGGGATTAGGTGCATTACGTGACTCTAAATAACGAAGAGCCAAATACGCACCAAAAATGAATCCTGGCAAAGCCAATAAGGAGCCGATTGCCAAAGTTGAGATTCCGCTTAAACCTTGGCCAACTGTACAGCCGAGCGCAGTCACGCCACCGAAACCCATCAAAGTGGCACCAACTAAATGATTGGCTGTATCTTCAGTGTTGCGAAAACTCTCCCAGCGGAAAGACTTGGTCAGCAGAGCAACACAGGCAGATCCTGAAATCATCCCAACAACAGCAGCAATGCCAACAGTGATAATTTTTGAGGTATCGCTATACATCATGAGCCAATCTAAGGAGTAAGCATAAGGAGCAACAAACGATAGACTCTCCATGCGACCAGAATTGGTAACCAAAAAGACTTCCTCCAAAGTGTTTGGATCTTCGGCAACATAACCCAAGCTGCCTGACACCCACCAAATAGTACAAATAGCGAGGCCAACAAAGATGCCGGCAAATAGATTCTCTGCCGTCCAAAAGGCCTTGCTTGCCAATGCATAGGCAATAAAAGCAAAGCCAACAATTAATCCCAGAGCGAGGTGTAAGTTATTGCGGGCAATACCCGTAATTGGACTCAGAATGCTGGGCAAATCCTGTGGTGTATTCAGCGCAATAAATACAGAGTCCAAAGTATTGATACGAATTACGCCCAAGAAACCCCGCATGGTCATGTAAGCAGAAAGTCCCAAAACCATAAACACGATGATGGACTTTAAATTGCCACCACCAATACGAACTAAGGTTTTACTTCCACAGCCAGAAGCAAGCACCATACCAATACCAAATAAGGTGCTGCCTACTATGCTCGATAGCCACAAGAACTTAGTTCCGGTGTACATACTCTTCAATGGGTCAATTACTCCCAAGTAAGACATGAAGGCAAAGCCAACAATAGCAACGCCAATGGCGAGGAACCATTGCTTCAAACGACCCCAACTAGACATAATAAAAATATCGGAAACAGCGCCCATGCTACAAAAACCTGTTTTTTGCATGACAGCACCCAGCAAAAAGGTGATTGCAAAAGTAGCAGCTAAAACTGTTTTGCTAAGCGAGGAAATATCTACCGCATCCATAATCAAAATTCTTTACTGAAATTATTTAAATTTATAAAACTGTTTATTGAGAAAAGCGGTCACATCCGCCTCATCCTCAGGAAAAAGATCAAGACGCAGCTCTGTATTGCACCTAGCGACCATCGACTTTAAATTTTGAAGGTTCTTAACCTTGCTATCGCTACGGGTGTAGATCATATCGCCATTACCAAAACCGGATTTCTTGGCATGACACGCATAGCATTTCTGCTCATCAATTTTTTTTCCATTGGCTAGATCTGGCGTAGCGTATGCGGATAAATGTAGTCCGAGCACAGCAGAAACGGTAAAGCCAAGCTTAATTAATAGTAATTTCATTTGAAATCAGTCATTTAGCGAAGTAAACGACTATTTTAAAGCCCAGATGGCAAATTTGTACTATTCCGACTGAATTGACAGATAGACGTTATAGGCATTCATGCGATTGGCAGCCCTAAATAAGGGCATTCCTTCGTATTCAGACCAATCTGCTTGCTGATAGGCCTCGTCAAAAGGATCCATATTCACGGCTGATTTAGTCATGGATTCTCGTAAATACTTCAGATATTCCCTGGTAAATCGAATGTCTTCAGCAGGATTGATAGATTGGGCGCCATGGCCAGGAATCACGATGCCAGGCTTAAGGGCCTCAATTTCACCCAAGGCTTGCAACCAACCCTTGCTATCGGCATTTCCAACAAAAGGGATGCGTCCACGGAATACCAGATCCCCTGCAAAAAGGACCTTCTCCGAGGGAACATAAATAATGAGGTCTTCAGGCGCATGGGCAGGACCCACTCTACCAATCTGAAATTCAACGCCGCCAATGATGAGCTTATAAGATTGATCTACCCATACATCAGCCCCCAACAGCTTGGTTGAAGCATTGACCCAAGGAGCAAAATCAATTCGAGAAGCAATGAGCCGTTGTTTAGCTGTCTCAGAGGAAATGTAATTCCTACCCTCCCCTTGGGCATAAATTGTTGCACCAATTTTCTTAAACTCTTGAAGACCGTAAACATGGTCAGCATGGTAGTGCGTCACAATGAGGGCAACTATCTTCTGAGGCGTAATCTTTTTAATCTCAGCAATGAGTTTCTTTGCGAGAACAGGGGAACCCAGGGCATCCACTACCACTACCCCTTTTGGGGTGATGACAAAACCAGAATTTGAAATGAAGTTTTGATTCTTGCTGCTACCCATCTCGGCGAAACCCTGCACGAAATAAGTATGTGGCGCTACCTGGATAGGCTTAAGAATTAAATCATCCGAGGCATAAACCGAAGATATAGATAAGAAAATCGAGAACGCGCCAAGAAGAAGCGATCGCATATGAAAGGCCGTCACAGCTAAAAATTATGGCTTTATGTAAGCGAAATGGTTTTGATATTGAAGGTCAGCTACTCGAACAACTCCAGATGGCGTGAAATCAGTATCAAGAATAAATTGATCTTTCTTCAGATTGCGATTCTTCAAAGTAATCTCACAGACCTCAAAACGAACACCGCGGGATTTCAATGCGCCTACTAGGGGAGCATATTCAATTCCATTCTTCTTATCCTTGGCGCCTTCCATCATGATGTCTACGCCATTCGCATGAGTCACCACAATAATTTTTGTTTGCGGAGATACATCTAAATGATTGCGAATGTTACGCAAGCCTTTAATCCCTTGAGACTCAGCATCATCAATGTGATAAACCACTTCAGTCGGCCCGGCAGCATAGGCGCTCAGACCAAAAAGAGCAAAAGAAATTGCAAGACATTGAAGTAATTTTTTCATTATTTATCTCGAATTAAAAAAGTTAGAGTGAAACCATGCCGGGATTATTTTTTACACCCTTAATGATGGGCTCATTAAGCTTGACAGCCTTAACTACCTTCACATCACGTAAATGGCGCTCAATCACATCCCAGATTGGCTCGCCACCTAAATTCCTAGCCTCTTCGCTAACCGGAGCCCAGCCTGCCACTTTGTAGGTTTTGTTTGGATCAATTGCCTTACCGTTTAGACGCATATCGGTAATGCGCTTGCCGGCACTTTCAGCTGGGTCAATCGTATATTGCAGACCACCCACACGCACCATATCACCACCCTGCTGATAATACGGATCTGGATTAAAGAGATTGTCGGCAACGTCTTCCAGAATGGTCTTGATGGTTTCACCACTCATGTTTGTCACTGTCGTGTATGGATAAGTAATTGCCGTTTGATCAAGGAGATTTTCACGAGTAATTGGCTGTCCTGGCAATAAGCTAGTACCCCAGCGGAAACCTGGTGAGAATGCAATCTCTGCATTCTTCTGCGCCATGAGACCACCTAAGATTAACTGGTCAAAGCTACCATTGAAATTACCGCGACGATACAAGAGGCCTTCGGTAGTAGCCAATTTTTCATTCAATTTAGCCTCATACGGAGCCCGAACCTTCGCGATCAATTTATTCATCGCAGGATCTGCAGGAATCATATTGGAGAAGATCGGGAAGAGCTTGTAACGGAAATCAACCGCTTTACCGCCCTTGACATCAAAATCCAATACGCCTAAGAACTTGGTATTCGAACCAGCATTAGTAACCAAAGTTACGCCGCCCGAATTCTTGACCTTCACTGGAATTGGTACGCCATCATGCGTATGGCCACCCATAATCGCATCTAAGCCGGTAACGCGGGAGGCCATCTTCAGATCGACGTCCATACCGTTATGGGATAGTAGTACAACTACTTTTGCACCTTTGGCCTTTACTTCATTGATGGTCTTTTGTAGATTTTCTTCTTGGATGCCGAATGTCCAATCAGGCGTGAAATAACGTGGATTCGCAATTGGTGTGTATGGGAAGGCTTGGCCAATCACGGCAACTTGGATGCCATTCTGCACCTTCATTACGTAGGGGTTAAAGACGGAGTCACCAAAGTCAGCAGTCTTAATATTCTGAGCAACAAAAGAAACTTTGCCCTTGAAATCGCCATTGACGATTTCCATAACGCGCTTTTCACCTAAAGTCATTTCCCAGTGTGGAGTCATAACATCAACACCCAAGAGCAAGGCCGCATCAACCATATCCTGACCATTGGTCCAAAGCGAGGTACCGGAACCTTGCCAAGTGTCACCGCCATCCAATAGCAAAGCGCCTGGGCGACTTGCCTTCATTTGCTTAATCAGCGTTGCCATATGTGCAAAGCCACCAACTTTTCCATAGTTTTGGGCTGCCGCTACGTAATCAAGATAGGTAAAAGCATGGGCATCACGAGTACCTGGCTTAATACCGTTGGCCTTCAAGAAATATTCACCGACTAAGTGAGGTGTTTTCCCTTCTTGGTTTCCAATACCGAGGTTGACATTGGGCTCTCGGAAATAGATTGGCAGAAGCTGGGCATGACAGTCTGTGAAATGCAGAAAATGCACATTACCAAACTTCGGCAAATCATAAAATTTTTGTGCAGTAGTTTGAGCGCTAGCAAAATTGGATTGCAAACTCATACCGCCTGCGGAAGCGATAGCCAAAGCTTGCAAAAACTCGCGACGATTTAAAGACATAGTGTTTCCTTAAGAAAACAGGCCTTTCGGCCTGTTTAGATGTGTTATTTGTTTACAGGTGATTCTGGGTCAAGCAATAAGGCCATGACATCCTGAATTTGTTGCTCGTTTAATAATTTAAAATGGGCAAAACGAGGCATATTGCTGCAAGCGTTGTACGCCTTCGAATTATTAATGCGATTCCAGGTATAAGTCACAACTTCCTTGGAATAGCCGCGTAATTTTCCATAACCCGTCAATGATGGGCCGATATTTCCATAGGAAATTTCTTTAGGATCGATTTGGTGGCAGTTGTAGCAGCCACCACCAATTGGGGTATCTGCTTTATCTGTCCAAGTAGCACCTCGTCCACTTTGTGCAATTTTTTCTCCATTCTTCCAGTCGCCGATATACTTGCCATCAGACGGCTGTTGAATCGAGTCCATATTGATCTTCTGGATTTTCTCGCGCATCGCTTCGCCCTGCTTGCTATTGGCGAATTGAGGATCAGAGCAGAACTTCTGTGTTGCATCTTGATCAATGCGATTCAATCCGGCAATACCTTCAGCTCGGAAACTGTCCTGAATCATCTTATTAAATTTAGGATCATTCTTTTGCTGTGCCAGCGCAGGAGATTGCATCAAGCCAAACGCGGATAGAAATCCAGAAATAGCTAAGAGCTGTTTTAAGTGTGTCTTTTTCATATTCATCATCTCTTATCCATTAACGCTTTAAGCCAGGCGTTTCAACTGTTCCACCATTAGCGTTCTTGGCCATATACATAGACAAGGCCAAGGTAACATCTGAGCCATAAATTGGGAATGGGAAACGCTGTTGACGGAAGCAATCATTTAGACGTTGCTGCATTGTCCAAAACTGACCACTGGATACGCGATAAGCAGGCCAGTAACCCCAACCTAAAGCAGCGCCCTTTTGCTCCGTAATATTCGGCAAATCTTGTAAACGAATTCGTTTTCCAGTTTCGGCATGGCAGGATGCACAAGAAAAATCCATTGGACCACCCTGGTAGAAGAAGGCACGCTTACCGAGGTCATACATTTCTTTTTCTTTTGGATGCGCAGTGCTTACCTTAATCTTGTCACCCTTAGACTGGGTTACAACGAAAGCAACAATCGCTTCCATGTCCTTCTTAGGGCCCTTTTGGAATGGCGCATCGATCATCTCTAGTGGATCACGAC
The genomic region above belongs to Polynucleobacter sp. AP-Ainpum-60-G11 and contains:
- a CDS encoding queuosine precursor transporter, with translation MDAPRRHHRYYDLILTAFVVVLLCSNFIGAGKAATLDLPYFGQVTFGAGILFFPIAYFFGDILTEVYGYAYDRRAVWAGFMALAFAAIMAQAVIALPVASGSYMANYQQGMETVFGNSWRVALASMIAFWCGSFVNSYTLAKMKILTQGRFLWMRTIGSTACGELVDSSLFYMLAFYGLWPLNEVLAVAAAQYVLKTAWEVLATPLTYWVVGFLKRKENQDHFDVHTDFTPFKLKV
- a CDS encoding acyl-CoA dehydrogenase; this translates as MSKASFNWADPLLLDTQLTEDERMVRDAAAEYAQGRLMPRIHDAFRNETTDPVIFREMGELGLLGITIPEQYGGANLNYVSYGLIAREIERVDSGYRSMMSVQSSLVMVPINEFGSEAQKQKYLPKLATGEWIGCFGLTEPNFGSDAGGMITRAKKVPGGFSLTGSKMWISNSPIADVFVVWAKNDEGLIRGFILEKGMKGLSAPKISGKMGLRASITGEIVMDEVFVPAENEFPEITGLKGPFTCLNSARYGIAWGTLGAAEWCWYAARQYTMDRKQFDRPLAANQLIQKKLADMQTEITLALQGCLRLGRMKDEGIAAPEITSMMKRNSCGKSLDVARLARDMHGGNGISDEYGVIRHMLNLEVVNTYEGTHDIHALILGRAQTGIQAFS
- the mnmH gene encoding tRNA 2-selenouridine(34) synthase MnmH encodes the protein MQASNPHIFSIEKLASSMAEFDAIIDVRSPAEFALDHIPGAINLPVLNNEERIEIGTLYKQVSPFAAKKLGAAYVSRNIANHLESSLINFPREWRPLIYCWRGGERSGAFTHILNRVGWKAMQLQSGYQGFRRVVIDGLDQAAKDFSFQVIAGMTGSGKTRILQEIGALGQQILDLEGLAIHRGSVLGNEPNTEQPSQKGFETNLWNALNQLDPNKIVFVESESKKVGGLHIPDPLMERIREGQCIELRSSTATRVSWLLREYRHFLANPESFKQKLGLLTSRYGKVQIRKWHEAIDAGDFESLVEELLVMHYDPSYQSSIVRNFPSYREDHFVELENDSDEAFAKTARDLIAKLSL
- a CDS encoding thioesterase family protein, which translates into the protein MRIEIPEEKKFVHQMNMPIRWGDMDAFGHVNNTVYFRYMEQARVEWITSLGYSVAPGDESMLMMNGFCNFYQQLSYPGELVLKTYIGNIGRSSLDVYTTMALTTEPDTMAAVGGATMVWVELKTGKSAPWPDHVINKLR
- a CDS encoding TIGR01244 family sulfur transferase, with the translated sequence MSLPIACHTDQFGTLGQIDPSHLAEIVKQGYKSIINNRPDFEGGPDQPTNAQIQAQAEVLGLNYAFLPVIPGAFTQDQVVEMARLLKTMPGPILAFCRSGARSTNLYQMALQVC
- a CDS encoding DUF6691 family protein, with the translated sequence MIGVLFGIGLIISGMSNPQNILNFLDLAGNWDPSLMFVMLGAILVGLGGFYLVSKRTEAFFGGALHIPTRRDISKPLVIGSLIFGAGWGIAGFCPGPAIVALGAGHLKALVFILSMLIGMAFCNRFFTGHKK
- a CDS encoding YeeE/YedE family protein, with the translated sequence MQIDWLAFTPGPAFLGGMLLGIAAALYVILHGRILGISGIISGLLSPKLGDVSWRLSLLLGLLSAPFLASLFFDLHTTTVIDADWIAIIVAGLLVGFGAHYGSGCTSGHGVCGLSRLSPRSLVATVSFMSAGFLIVFVIRHVLGL
- a CDS encoding YeeE/YedE family protein, whose product is MDAVDISSLSKTVLAATFAITFLLGAVMQKTGFCSMGAVSDIFIMSSWGRLKQWFLAIGVAIVGFAFMSYLGVIDPLKSMYTGTKFLWLSSIVGSTLFGIGMVLASGCGSKTLVRIGGGNLKSIIVFMVLGLSAYMTMRGFLGVIRINTLDSVFIALNTPQDLPSILSPITGIARNNLHLALGLIVGFAFIAYALASKAFWTAENLFAGIFVGLAICTIWWVSGSLGYVAEDPNTLEEVFLVTNSGRMESLSFVAPYAYSLDWLMMYSDTSKIITVGIAAVVGMISGSACVALLTKSFRWESFRNTEDTANHLVGATLMGFGGVTALGCTVGQGLSGISTLAIGSLLALPGFIFGAYLALRYLESRNAPNPCS
- a CDS encoding MBL fold metallo-hydrolase is translated as MRSLLLGAFSIFLSISSVYASDDLILKPIQVAPHTYFVQGFAEMGSSKNQNFISNSGFVITPKGVVVVDALGSPVLAKKLIAEIKKITPQKIVALIVTHYHADHVYGLQEFKKIGATIYAQGEGRNYISSETAKQRLIASRIDFAPWVNASTKLLGADVWVDQSYKLIIGGVEFQIGRVGPAHAPEDLIIYVPSEKVLFAGDLVFRGRIPFVGNADSKGWLQALGEIEALKPGIVIPGHGAQSINPAEDIRFTREYLKYLRESMTKSAVNMDPFDEAYQQADWSEYEGMPLFRAANRMNAYNVYLSIQSE
- a CDS encoding DsrE family protein; this translates as MKKLLQCLAISFALFGLSAYAAGPTEVVYHIDDAESQGIKGLRNIRNHLDVSPQTKIIVVTHANGVDIMMEGAKDKKNGIEYAPLVGALKSRGVRFEVCEITLKNRNLKKDQFILDTDFTPSGVVRVADLQYQNHFAYIKP
- the soxB gene encoding thiosulfohydrolase SoxB, producing the protein MSLNRREFLQALAIASAGGMSLQSNFASAQTTAQKFYDLPKFGNVHFLHFTDCHAQLLPIYFREPNVNLGIGNQEGKTPHLVGEYFLKANGIKPGTRDAHAFTYLDYVAAAQNYGKVGGFAHMATLIKQMKASRPGALLLDGGDTWQGSGTSLWTNGQDMVDAALLLGVDVMTPHWEMTLGEKRVMEIVNGDFKGKVSFVAQNIKTADFGDSVFNPYVMKVQNGIQVAVIGQAFPYTPIANPRYFTPDWTFGIQEENLQKTINEVKAKGAKVVVLLSHNGMDVDLKMASRVTGLDAIMGGHTHDGVPIPVKVKNSGGVTLVTNAGSNTKFLGVLDFDVKGGKAVDFRYKLFPIFSNMIPADPAMNKLIAKVRAPYEAKLNEKLATTEGLLYRRGNFNGSFDQLILGGLMAQKNAEIAFSPGFRWGTSLLPGQPITRENLLDQTAITYPYTTVTNMSGETIKTILEDVADNLFNPDPYYQQGGDMVRVGGLQYTIDPAESAGKRITDMRLNGKAIDPNKTYKVAGWAPVSEEARNLGGEPIWDVIERHLRDVKVVKAVKLNEPIIKGVKNNPGMVSL
- the soxX gene encoding sulfur oxidation c-type cytochrome SoxX, producing MKKTHLKQLLAISGFLSAFGLMQSPALAQQKNDPKFNKMIQDSFRAEGIAGLNRIDQDATQKFCSDPQFANSKQGEAMREKIQKINMDSIQQPSDGKYIGDWKNGEKIAQSGRGATWTDKADTPIGGGCYNCHQIDPKEISYGNIGPSLTGYGKLRGYSKEVVTYTWNRINNSKAYNACSNMPRFAHFKLLNEQQIQDVMALLLDPESPVNK
- the soxA gene encoding sulfur oxidation c-type cytochrome SoxA, which encodes MQRKLTLGLATGLVATLLTMTSSVSAQKSATDDIAKYREMIADGNPSELYEAAGEDLWKKPAGPKNATLEKCNLGLGPGVVKGAAAQLPRYFKDTNKVQDLESRLMTCMQVLQGRDPLEMIDAPFQKGPKKDMEAIVAFVVTQSKGDKIKVSTAHPKEKEMYDLGKRAFFYQGGPMDFSCASCHAETGKRIRLQDLPNITEQKGAALGWGYWPAYRVSSGQFWTMQQRLNDCFRQQRFPFPIYGSDVTLALSMYMAKNANGGTVETPGLKR